The DNA segment gtaaATGGGAGATTCAACCGGTTACACAATTTCGCATTTTCCAGTAGCGgtaataaaacaaattaaaatgTAATTACAAGTTAAATATACGATAATATTATGGTAACTTATATAGataatttgtattatttgataGTAAGGTAGcacttatatatttaatggaCTTCACGCATATGActatttcttttgttttgaaattctGAGGAATTGACGAATTCTATTGAAGAAATACCTTATGTTTTCCTTTTGCTGGAATCCTAGATTTTTGACATGGAACAGATAATAAACTGCCAACATAGCCCCAatgttaaataaaataaatgcCCAGAAAAATCCAAAATTTCTCCATAAGTTACTATAATGTGCACCTATTCTCGCTAAATATTGATCCCCAACAGAGTATGTGCAATATGCACAATTTGTTGTTGACTCGGGATTATTGATATATCCAGTATGTTCATTTAAATACACTTGCATGTATTCTCCACATGTTTGTCCTGGGGGTGGGTTGAAGTAAGAATATTCTTTAGACGTACAAATTACCGGCTTTTCGTGCAACATAATTCCAACCAGGTTTTGGACAAAATATGTGTAAGGGGATGCTTTAAACATGAAGGTCCAGAATCCAGGCATTAAATACTCAGGTTGTACAACACCACAGAATGCTACCAACATTGAGATTACGAGACCCATTAAAACATTAGCTGATTGGATATCTGGTGATAAATATAAGACTAATAGTCCCAAGGCAATAAAGAAAAGTTGGAAAACAAtacaataatttaaaaagaaCACAGCTGACCGGGAAGCTTCAAAAAATAGACCTACAGGAAAGTAAAAGCTGACAAAGAAAATAGttgaaacaaataaatgaaaGGGTAGTTCTGCTATATACTCTGTTAACACCAGGAGAGACCAGTGAAACATATTAGATTTAGACTCTCTCACTTCGAATAAATCTCTAGAGATTATTGCTCTACTTTGTATTTGATTAATTGAAGGAGCTGACAGAATGATAGCTATGAAAGCAGCAAATAGAGAATTTTGTAATCCAATGAAACTATTATCTACGTGAAAAAATGTGAATCCAATATAGAGTCCACCAACCATAAATAGCATTAGTTTGGATACAAGATAATTTAGATCCCTCCAGAATATGGTGAATGTCCGTGCTTGAACATATTTAAACTGGTACCAATAGGACGTCgcatatttttttgagaCGTTACCTCCATGttcattattaacattCCCTTCTGTTATCAAATTTGCTAGATCTTCTTCAGAATTTTTACATTCCTCAGAATTAACCCACACATCAGCCATACTGACATCATTATGAGTGGTTGCGCCAGCTCCAATAACGTCCAAGATATATTCAGCAGGGTTTTCAGATACCTCACATTTTCGAGCACCATGGTTTTCAAAGTAACGAATTAaagtatttgaatttttacCTATATCCCCAAAGTAAACAGTTTCTCCACCTTTTTGTAATAGTAGTAATCTATCAAATACCTCAAAAAGCGTTGCAGAAGGCTGGTGAATAGTGCAGAGTATCGATTGTCCAGACTGAGAAAGACGTTTTAATAATCTGACTATTGCCCAAGCTGATTGTGAATCTAACCCAGATGTCGGTTCatctaaaaataataataaatcaggTTTAGCGGCCAATTCGACaccaattgataatttttttctctgTTCCACATTTAGTCCCATTCCGACTTCTCCAACAAGTGCATCAGCATATTCCTCCATGTCTAAGATCTCTAGAACGTCTTCAACATATTCCAACTTTTCGTCATCTGAAATAGATTCAGGTCGACGCAATCTCGCTGAAAACTGTAAAGATTCTCTCACTGTAAGTTCGGCTATATGTACATCTTGTTGTTGTACATATCCTATTCTTCTTTCGAAACTCGAATCAATTGGTGTGTCACCGACTGAAATATCTCCAGTAATTATCCCAAACTCATTTCGTTTCgataaaacatttaataatgTCGTTTTTCCTGCGCCTGATTCACCCATCAGCGCTGTTAATTTTCCTGGAACGCAATATccagaaatattatttagaaGTTGCTTATCACCCGTTTTAAAAGGTATTGTGTATGATACTTGTGACCATCGCAATATTTCGGTACTCTGCAAACCTCTAAAAAGGGTGGTAGTAGTCTTTTTCgaaatattgtaattacTACCAATACTGTTAGTTTCCTCTGAATACTCTAGGGGTTGTGCCTCTTCATCTGATGGAAGTCTATGTTTTCCGATCCCCTTTTTTAGGATTAATATGTTTGCATTAGAGCTCATTGTAGGTTTAAACTCAGTTATGAGGGCTCTTATAACTAAATATCCTAACAGGAAACACCAGAGTATACCGAAGTTTCTCCATAAGTgtgaatatttatattcatattgCACTTCTAAATAATTATCACCAAGGACTGCATTCTGGCCCGGTTCTGATCCTATGAATGCGCATACTTGATGCTGACTACTAGCGTCACTATATCCTGACCCGCTTGGGACTAAAGTTCCTCCACAATCCATATTTCTTCCATGGAATTCTGCTAGAAGCATTGCCTCAAACGCATATCTTAAAGGAAGAATATAAGCTATCCAAATAAACCATGGCTTTATTTGAGGTAGTTGTATCATATAAGTTGAATACATAGATAATGACAGCATTAAAATACCGTTAATTGCATTTGCTTGAGCTAAGGTGTTGCATGCAGCACCGATCATTTGAAATAAGCAGTTGATAGATTCAGCACcaataatcaaaaataagTATATTATAAAGAACGCACTTGGGGTTCTCCTCagatttgataaaaaatacaatataatTAAGAATAATGTTAAACCAATTAGTCTGAATGGGAATGCTGCTATCGTCGATGCTAGCGCTTCAGCTGAGGGATGATATAAACAATAACTTTTGTGTTTATGCACTATTAACTTCTGATCGAATGTTACACTTGCTAAACCcattaatgaataatataataaagcgaaatataatataccACCTCTAGAAAATGCACCTGTGGTTGAGACAGGAGTATTATAAAACAGTGAACCTATAATGAAAGCTTGGATAACTGCAGCTACTATGTTAATAACTGTATAGTTCATATCACCGTATATTCTTTGGAAGCCACGAATAGTGCAAATTCTTACTTGTTCAAAATAAGTGATCATATAATGTGAACTCAACTGTGAGTATTTTGGTTTTTCTTCCATTATTGAAGTATCGTAGATTTGTTCAGCTTTCTCTGGGTTTACATGACCTTCGTAGTTTTGTATTCTTCTGAGTAATTCTTGATATTCCGGTGAATTGACCcaataattttcaaaatcaatggCAGTTTTTGGCACATTTTTCTCAAAAccatctttaaatttatggTAACCATTTAGATCAGTGACGGACGTTAAAAATTCGGCAGTTGATTGTCTGGGAGGACATTCATATCCCATCTTTTCGAAATAGTTTTTAGCATCAGTAGTTGGACCAAAATATACTTGTCTCCCTTGATATAATACTGTGACATCATCAAAAgaattgtatattttttcactAGGCTGATAAAGACTTATGAAAGCTGTGGAGTTTAAGAGATTTGTGATTATTCTGACAGCCTGTGCATATTCAAGAGCGGTTGATGCATCTAACCCCCTTGTAGCATTATCCCAACAATATACAGTGCCTCTTAAACACATTGCTTCAGCTAAAGAGACTCTTTTTCGCTCTCCTCCAGATATTCCCCTAACATACTCATTACCAACTTTTGTATTATAGGTATTTTCTAATCCAAAAATTGTAGCTAACAGTTCCCTAgtctttattaaatattctttctttgaaatattattaactcTTTTCTCAGGTATTTTACAAGAAATAGCAAAATCTAATGTCTGCTGTACAGTTAAATGTGGAAAATGAACATCATCTTCTccattataaattaaatctgatttatatttcttaatCATTTCTTCTTGGGATATTCCTTCGTATAAGACAGTCCCAGCTTGTTTACCGTGACACTGACTACCTTCACCTgcaattattttcaataacgTGGTACTACCAGAGCCAGGTTTACCTAAAACTAAAACAATTTTACCTGGTTCAGCAACTCCATTAATgctttttaatatcttcttctttggaGTATGTTTCAGTCTTTGAAGTTCTCGAAATAATGTTAATGGGAAAAGTAAAACATCGGCAAACGTTTTACCTTCTTTAGTTGATCTATCAGCAACCTCCATTGataaatcttttattatGACACCAGCTTCCCTAATATGCATCCCTTGCTCTTTAGCATCttttacaaaatttttaatgattgtTTTAGCCTCTTTATGAATTGACAATTCAAGATGGCCTTTAGATTCTTCGCTTCCTAATGAAGATATAGATCTTATATATCTCGAAATGTTATCCAAATTTTCTTCAGAAGTGGTTGTTTGATGCGACCCAATGTCACTGACATGAGAGTATGATAATTTGGAAGAACTAGCTTCGTCATCCATGGGACCTTGGTTTCTGTTATTATTGTACTTAATCTCTGATTCTTGTATATTTGTATGATCTTCCTTCATGATATTACCTtgttttagaaaatatgtATACTTATTTccaatataaaattaaaggtcggcaatattattgttattaacatatcaataaatataaaatatttatatgttaatatttatgAACCCAATGGTGTATTTAAAAACTTAAATACAATgtcaattaaaaataaaaaatgaatatatttagatAAGGAATAATACAATCTTGATGaacattgaaattataaCTGCTGTATTTAacataattattataatcaacGTTCAATATACTTTACcttaatttatttattcaattggGGTTTTATTTTATGACGCGACGGTGACTTGAGGTGTTATCCACTTCCCATATTAAATTTCATAACTGGTAAAGTATCAGACAGACTCAATGACAAGTAAGTAAATATAACTGGTAGTACTTTGGGAAGAAGGGTTGAATTGGAAGGTTTTTAATTTAAGTTTACTTACTTACATTTGTAATAAATGAAGGGGGGACTCTGAGTTATAAAAGGGTGCCATagaaattttataattaccATGAATAAATGTTTCTATTGACAATTATTGTTCagaaaattaataaaaaaaccTAAACAtaaatagaaaaagaaaatgtgaatgaaattattttttatttaattcattttatttaatatatttatcatgTATGAagaatcattaaaaatcaTTAGTCGTTATTTTACCTTTATAGTTCGTAAAGACATGAACCAATAGTTGGTTTAGAAACAATTATGGCTTCATCAATCTCAGCAGCAGTAATAGATGGAAATTGAACCTTGTAGTATTGTTCAATCAAAGCTTTCTTGACATTTTCAACTGATTCACCAGCTGGAACTAAATGGACGGTACAACCACCCCAACCAGCACCAGTTAAACGAGAACCGTAAGAACCATTAGCTAAAGCAATCTCACAAATTTTGTCAGTTTCTGGACAGGAACACTCGTATAATTTGTCACAAGATTCTTGAGAGCTGTTCATTAAGGAACCAAAACTCTTGAAGAAATCTTCATCGGATTCAAAAGAGCCAGATGTCATTAACTTCAAAGCTTTTAAAACTCTTAATGATTCGGAGTAAACATGTCTAGCTCTTTGGTATAACTTTAAAACTTGGAATCTAACTGGGAAAGTAGTTAGATAAGTAGATGTAAACTCTTCTTTGGAAGTGTTCAAAGCACCAGCAGCTTCGTCAACAGTGTAACCGTTCTTCTTTGAACCAAAACATTCATCAACTAAATCAATCATCTTACTCAAACGTTCGATACCGGAATCGACATCACCATTCCATGGAGTGGTGATGTTTTGGTAGGTTGCGTAGTAAGCATTCATGAAATCTCTTAAATTACCCTTGCTTAAACCATCACCTTGTTTGGAGTTTAAAGAGACGCCGTACTTGGCAGCTAACACATTTGCAGCAACAGTTACTTCTACGACTCTCAAGTTGTAATTCGTTGGAGCAGTCTCGAATTTGTTAGACACAACTAAAGTATTAGCAATAACGAATTCAACAGCATTGTTTTTCATCTTTGGGAACTTGAATGAAGTAGCTTTCAATTCTGGCTTGAATTCAACGTATAAAGCATGGTTTTCTTCACCACAGACAGATGCAGCTTGATCCATACCACCATTGTTCACGCCTACATAATGTTCTGCGACAACAgtaattttcattaaatctTGTTTTGACATGTGGTAGTCCTTACCTAGGTTAGCTCTAACGACAGCTAAGGCTACAGCACAAATAAAAGCAgctgatgatgataaacCACTACCAGTTGGAACATTACCTTGGCAAAATACCTGTAAACCAGTTAATGGACTGTTGGCATACTTTTCTGGAACCTTTTCTTTTAAGTATTCATGTGCGACATGTAAACCACATTTGAAGTAGTTAGACCAATCTGACACAGAAGCATCAATCTCAACATAAGAACCATCTAATGGCATGTCGAATTTTCTTTGAGCGAATCTTTCATCATCGTTAGTTAAGGTAATGGAAGATTCATTGCTTAAAACTTTAATACCTAAAATCATATCGACATCAATAGCCAATGGTAGGACGGAGAAATCGCAATAATCGATATGTTCACCAATTAAATTAACTCTACCAGGAGATCTAGCAACAAAGTCTGGTTTAACATTATAGACTTTAGTAAACTTTTCGAGAATGGATGGGACCTTTTTCAAAGCAGCTGGGATATAATCAGAAGATGTACTAAAAACAGGAATGGacattctttaaattatatttggATTTGTCTGaattttatattgtatagtaaatatatatatatatatatctatgtTTATGTTTCCGCTgtatatagatatatattattgttttatttttattctgAAAGGtagaaaagaataaaatatattttaccAAATTTTAAGTAAATTGAGAAGTAAGAATAATATTCCAAATAGTTTTAGAATATTACTGCCATTTATATATGctataatatttgattcaatCATTGACTCAATGCATGattttgtatttaaattaataagaCTTGAACTTTCTCCTGTTATTGAAAGGTAAATTACATCTCGGGCAACCGAGGAAAAGATTAGAAACAATATACTTCAAGTGAATCGTTATACTATAATATCATATCACTTACCTAATGCTTTTTATTCATAAGAACGGGAAACGTTGACTTACATTATGATAATAGCACTGTAGGAATAGTCTCATAATTCATATCAATTTACCTGAAATAATGTTGAAATGTTGCATATAAGACAAAGATTCTAAAAGCAAGGTTGTGATGGGTAATATTCATTCAAAGGTCAAGATGAGATATACTTTTCCTACCGtctttctttattatatttgacTTTCTCTTCAATAGATTCCATTAGCATCAACAGGTACTCTCCATAAGCGCTTCTTATTCATTTAGTGacaatttatcaaattgttattttgatattgaagagATTTTCGGAGCAAGGTCGACCGTGAGATCTCGGACCCCGCAAAACCGAAAACAACTGATACAATGTTAGTGAACTCgcaaatatcaaaaaacGTATTTCCGAACTAGATTCACAAATGCTAATGGCAGAAAGTATAACAACAATGAAATGATAGCAACactatttcaaaattcCTACGAAGCTTAGAATTTTCTGTAAATAACTTTGGGAAATTTCGATGAAAGTTGGTATATCCTACACTCTAAAAGTAAATACCACAAACTGCTAGCAATTATTGTTTACGGAAATATTAGTCGAAGTTTTAATTAGCATTCTTTTCCCAAATCTTTTTTTGAATAGCTAGTTTTTGTTTTacgaaaaaatattttagttaCATTTAGTGATGCACAGATCATGAATAAGTGGAGTGGAGTGAAAGTAAGAGCATTGTTTTGAAAACGAAATAGACATTTTCATAaactaattttaataacaagTAAGGACAGTAATTGGCTTGctattttattatgaaAAGACACATTAAGTATTGTCGATCTGATATATTGTAGATATCATTCTCACTGACgcaaatatatatatttatattagTTATTGTAAAAGTACAATGGTATTGCTAATCAAGATGACAAGCTTTACATTTTGATGGATCTAGGGTTTAATAATGACACCAATTTGAGATTGTTGGGTTATTGCCGGCGTTCTTCACTTTGCTGGCCATGTTACATGTTTCCTTTCTTGAATAAAACACGGATGGTTGTCGCCCGTGGTACTTCGGATAACGGCAAACCGTCAGTTACATACTCAATTAACATAAGGTAAAAATCTGGTCATCGGTTAATTGATCTTTCAACATTCaagttttcattaataaatttgctATATAAAGAATCCAAATTTCACCGATTGTAGCAATGGTCTAGTTATAATTGTTATAGTTAATCTAGATAAGGAAAACATCAAATACGAGCAAATAAACTAGCCCTATTGTATActaattaatattgaaaatgtcTTCTGAACATTTCGACTTCACTGACCATTCCCACAGACGTTACAATCCATTAACTGACTCATGGATCTTAGTCTCCCCTCATAGAGCAAAGAGACCTTGGTTAGGTCAACAAGAAACTGTCTCAAAACCAAATGCTCCAGAGTATGATGAGAAGTGCTACTTATGTCCAGGCAACACTAGAGCTACTGGTGGTTCCAATCCAAAATATGAAGCTACTtatattttccaaaatgACTATGCTGCTGTAAAATTAGATCAACCTGAATTGAAGGAAGAGGGGGATGCAGACTCTTTGAGAAACAGGCTATTTAAGGTTAAATCTGTCAGAGGTAATTGTTATGTTATTTGTTTCTCTCCAAAACATAATCTAACGATCCCCCAAATGGAAACTGACGAATTAATTCAAGTAATCAGTGCTTGGCAAAAACTATACAATGATGTTTCCATTGAAGCCAAGACTGAAGGTAAACcgtttaaatatttacaaattttCGAAAATAAAGGTACTGCTATGGGTTGTTCTAACTTACATCCACATGGTCAAGCTTGGTGTCTGGAATCAGTTCCAAGTTTAGTGGATCAAGAGTTCAAAtcctttaataaatatgaacATGAACATTCCACACATTTGTTGGCAGATTATGTTAAGttagaattagaagaaaaatcaagaattgtattagaaaatgatacCTTTTTAGTGGTCGTTCCATACTGGGCTACATGGCCATTTGAAACAATGATTGTTTCCAAGACTCATTTATCATCAGTTGCTGAATTCACTGATAAGCAAAAAGCTGATTTAGCTtctataatgaaaaaattaactaCTAAATATGATAACCTGTTCGAATGTAGTTTCCCATACTCAATGGGTTTACATCAAGCCCCATTAAATGCTACTGAGGAAGAAAAGAAGACTAGTTGGTTTCATATGCATTTCTACCCACCTCTATTGAGATCTGCTACCGTCAGAAAATTCTTGGTTGGTTTTGAAATGCTTGGTGAACCACAAAGAGATTTAACTGCTGAACAAGCAGCTGATAGATTGAGAGCCCTAGATTCTGAAACCCATTATCTACAAAAGTTGTAATGCTTCTGTGGGTAATTTATGGAATTTTcacaatatatttcaatagtAATGATTCAATAATGTTTAAATGATAAGTCTAATAAATGAATGACCTTGtatctttttaattattcTTCCATGTACTCTGTAGATGACTGAATTCCACAGAAGAATCACTGGCATTAATATTGTACATGCATAGGAGCAAATCAACTCTAATAAAGGTAATATTGTATGGaaataagaaaatttaaaatttcattggTTATAATGAAACGAAGACGATGACCTAAGTTCCTTGTCGCTCTCGACTTGGCTCAATAGTATTGTTAGGTCCTCAATTGTAATATGGGTACTATAATAAACAGATATAAGACAGACTGTTATATTGGAAAGGATGAGAAGCGCTGATTcagttatttaattattcttttttgcCAGAATTAatgtagtgtatgtgacagaactaagtgtttatgacactttgagtccagaagcaattgatcacttactaatggcAAAGAAGGTTCTGGAACAACCTTTCAAATGatagatgaaaaattttcactACAATATAAATGGCTACGTGATAAACAgagatgtacaatacagcaccAAAGATCTTAGGAGAAATGACTGAACACGTAAGGTGTTCACTCAAGTATGAGAtaacttatatattaagaggacatctaactctat comes from the Tetrapisispora phaffii CBS 4417 chromosome 1, complete genome genome and includes:
- the SNQ2 gene encoding ATP-binding cassette transporter SNQ2 (similar to Saccharomyces cerevisiae SNQ2 (YDR011W); ancestral locus Anc_3.220), which translates into the protein MKEDHTNIQESEIKYNNNRNQGPMDDEASSSKLSYSHVSDIGSHQTTTSEENLDNISRYIRSISSLGSEESKGHLELSIHKEAKTIIKNFVKDAKEQGMHIREAGVIIKDLSMEVADRSTKEGKTFADVLLFPLTLFRELQRLKHTPKKKILKSINGVAEPGKIVLVLGKPGSGSTTLLKIIAGEGSQCHGKQAGTVLYEGISQEEMIKKYKSDLIYNGEDDVHFPHLTVQQTLDFAISCKIPEKRVNNISKKEYLIKTRELLATIFGLENTYNTKVGNEYVRGISGGERKRVSLAEAMCLRGTVYCWDNATRGLDASTALEYAQAVRIITNLLNSTAFISLYQPSEKIYNSFDDVTVLYQGRQVYFGPTTDAKNYFEKMGYECPPRQSTAEFLTSVTDLNGYHKFKDGFEKNVPKTAIDFENYWVNSPEYQELLRRIQNYEGHVNPEKAEQIYDTSIMEEKPKYSQLSSHYMITYFEQVRICTIRGFQRIYGDMNYTVINIVAAVIQAFIIGSLFYNTPVSTTGAFSRGGILYFALLYYSLMGLASVTFDQKLIVHKHKSYCLYHPSAEALASTIAAFPFRLIGLTLFLIILYFLSNLRRTPSAFFIIYLFLIIGAESINCLFQMIGAACNTLAQANAINGILMLSLSMYSTYMIQLPQIKPWFIWIAYILPLRYAFEAMLLAEFHGRNMDCGGTLVPSGSGYSDASSQHQVCAFIGSEPGQNAVLGDNYLEVQYEYKYSHLWRNFGILWCFLLGYLVIRALITEFKPTMSSNANILILKKGIGKHRLPSDEEAQPLEYSEETNSIGSNYNISKKTTTTLFRGLQSTEILRWSQVSYTIPFKTGDKQLLNNISGYCVPGKLTALMGESGAGKTTLLNVLSKRNEFGIITGDISVGDTPIDSSFERRIGYVQQQDVHIAELTVRESLQFSARLRRPESISDDEKLEYVEDVLEILDMEEYADALVGEVGMGLNVEQRKKLSIGVELAAKPDLLLFLDEPTSGLDSQSAWAIVRLLKRLSQSGQSILCTIHQPSATLFEVFDRLLLLQKGGETVYFGDIGKNSNTLIRYFENHGARKCEVSENPAEYILDVIGAGATTHNDVSMADVWVNSEECKNSEEDLANLITEGNVNNEHGGNVSKKYATSYWYQFKYVQARTFTIFWRDLNYLVSKLMLFMVGGLYIGFTFFHVDNSFIGLQNSLFAAFIAIILSAPSINQIQSRAIISRDLFEVRESKSNMFHWSLLVLTEYIAELPFHLFVSTIFFVSFYFPVGLFFEASRSAVFFLNYCIVFQLFFIALGLLVLYLSPDIQSANVLMGLVISMLVAFCGVVQPEYLMPGFWTFMFKASPYTYFVQNLVGIMLHEKPVICTSKEYSYFNPPPGQTCGEYMQVYLNEHTGYINNPESTTNCAYCTYSVGDQYLARIGAHYSNLWRNFGFFWAFILFNIGAMLAVYYLFHVKNLGFQQKENIRYFFNRIRQFLRISKQKK
- the TPHA0A04230 gene encoding uncharacterized protein (similar to Saccharomyces cerevisiae GAL1 (YBR020W) and GAL3 (YDR009W); ancestral locus Anc_3.219), translated to MSIPVFSTSSDYIPAALKKVPSILEKFTKVYNVKPDFVARSPGRVNLIGEHIDYCDFSVLPLAIDVDMILGIKVLSNESSITLTNDDERFAQRKFDMPLDGSYVEIDASVSDWSNYFKCGLHVAHEYLKEKVPEKYANSPLTGLQVFCQGNVPTGSGLSSSAAFICAVALAVVRANLGKDYHMSKQDLMKITVVAEHYVGVNNGGMDQAASVCGEENHALYVEFKPELKATSFKFPKMKNNAVEFVIANTLVVSNKFETAPTNYNLRVVEVTVAANVLAAKYGVSLNSKQGDGLSKGNLRDFMNAYYATYQNITTPWNGDVDSGIERLSKMIDLVDECFGSKKNGYTVDEAAGALNTSKEEFTSTYLTTFPVRFQVLKLYQRARHVYSESLRVLKALKLMTSGSFESDEDFFKSFGSLMNSSQESCDKLYECSCPETDKICEIALANGSYGSRLTGAGWGGCTVHLVPAGESVENVKKALIEQYYKVQFPSITAAEIDEAIIVSKPTIGSCLYEL
- the GAL7 gene encoding UDP-glucose:hexose-1-phosphate uridylyltransferase (similar to Saccharomyces cerevisiae GAL7 (YBR018C); ancestral locus Anc_3.217), with the translated sequence MSSEHFDFTDHSHRRYNPLTDSWILVSPHRAKRPWLGQQETVSKPNAPEYDEKCYLCPGNTRATGGSNPKYEATYIFQNDYAAVKLDQPELKEEGDADSLRNRLFKVKSVRGNCYVICFSPKHNLTIPQMETDELIQVISAWQKLYNDVSIEAKTEGKPFKYLQIFENKGTAMGCSNLHPHGQAWCLESVPSLVDQEFKSFNKYEHEHSTHLLADYVKLELEEKSRIVLENDTFLVVVPYWATWPFETMIVSKTHLSSVAEFTDKQKADLASIMKKLTTKYDNLFECSFPYSMGLHQAPLNATEEEKKTSWFHMHFYPPLLRSATVRKFLVGFEMLGEPQRDLTAEQAADRLRALDSETHYLQKL